Proteins found in one Saccharopolyspora phatthalungensis genomic segment:
- a CDS encoding universal stress protein codes for MADAGRKAVVAGFDLSESSRRAVRWAAHEASSRRRPLLLVHVLPWPFEERTSIKVPGADDLREPLQQALRRELEVLAADCREIDPGLEVRNEMPFGDPAVLLGECAAEAELLVLGGPQIEQQLGVLGSTSAELLSRRSGAPVAVIRGSRDRPDSAPVVVGVDGSPASGLAIGFAYDFASRHGCELVAVHAWSDLSLDPFGRVQQWELPWSEVRGDAEQVLAESLAGWGERYPDVDVRRVVTPEKPAQALFREAQEASLLVVGSHGRGRIRRALLGSVSHAAVNRAPCPVAVLRAG; via the coding sequence ATGGCGGACGCAGGCCGCAAGGCGGTCGTAGCGGGGTTCGACCTGTCGGAGTCGTCGCGGCGGGCGGTCCGGTGGGCTGCGCACGAGGCGTCCAGTCGGCGTCGACCGCTGCTGCTCGTGCACGTGCTCCCGTGGCCGTTCGAGGAGCGCACGTCGATCAAGGTGCCGGGTGCGGACGACCTGCGGGAGCCGCTTCAGCAAGCCCTGCGGCGCGAGCTTGAGGTGCTCGCGGCGGATTGCCGGGAGATCGATCCCGGGCTCGAAGTGCGCAACGAGATGCCATTCGGCGACCCTGCCGTGTTGCTCGGCGAGTGCGCGGCGGAGGCCGAGCTGCTCGTGCTCGGCGGTCCGCAGATCGAGCAGCAGCTCGGCGTGCTCGGCTCGACCTCGGCGGAACTGCTCTCGCGCCGGTCCGGAGCACCGGTGGCAGTAATCCGGGGCAGTCGTGATCGACCGGACTCGGCGCCGGTCGTGGTGGGCGTCGACGGTTCACCCGCCAGCGGGCTGGCGATCGGCTTCGCCTACGACTTCGCGTCCCGGCACGGCTGCGAGCTGGTGGCCGTGCACGCCTGGAGCGATCTGTCGTTGGATCCCTTCGGACGGGTCCAGCAGTGGGAGCTGCCCTGGAGCGAGGTGCGCGGGGACGCCGAGCAGGTGCTCGCCGAGTCCCTGGCCGGGTGGGGCGAGCGGTATCCGGATGTCGACGTTCGTCGGGTGGTCACGCCGGAGAAACCCGCACAGGCCCTGTTCCGGGAAGCTCAGGAGGCGAGCCTGCTGGTGGTGGGCAGTCACGGCCGTGGCCGCATCCGGCGCGCACTGCTCGGTTCGGTCAGCCACGCCGCGGTCAACCGCGCGCCCTGTCCGGTCGCCGTCCTGCGCGCCGGATGA
- a CDS encoding TIGR03086 family metal-binding protein codes for MTEPYRSNPFADAVVLLERATCYVLGTASAITVAALDHATPCTAWNLRTLLAHVNESLAIVAETLAPARTGEAFGCENITASPLAVLQHRAGLLLETCLQHPSRVRIEGWPLDGKIATATGALEIAVHGWDIAQTCGHDTMIPDGLAAALLRIAPLLVTDATRPSLFAPPVACSRQAEPGERLVAYLGRYPGHRR; via the coding sequence ATGACCGAGCCGTACCGCTCGAATCCCTTCGCCGATGCGGTTGTGCTGTTGGAGCGCGCGACCTGCTACGTGCTCGGCACCGCTTCCGCCATCACCGTAGCGGCGCTCGATCACGCCACTCCGTGCACCGCCTGGAATCTCCGGACACTCCTCGCCCACGTCAACGAATCGCTGGCCATCGTCGCGGAAACCCTTGCGCCGGCCCGAACCGGCGAGGCATTCGGCTGCGAGAACATCACGGCGAGCCCGCTCGCGGTCCTTCAGCATCGCGCCGGGTTGCTGCTGGAGACTTGCCTGCAACACCCGAGCCGCGTCCGCATCGAAGGCTGGCCCTTGGACGGCAAGATCGCCACCGCGACCGGTGCACTCGAAATCGCCGTGCACGGCTGGGACATAGCCCAGACCTGCGGACACGACACGATGATCCCGGACGGACTCGCTGCGGCCTTGCTCCGCATTGCGCCACTGCTCGTCACCGACGCCACCCGCCCGTCGTTGTTCGCGCCTCCCGTTGCGTGCTCGCGGCAAGCCGAGCCGGGCGAGCGCCTCGTCGCATATCTCGGGCGATACCCGGGCCACCGGCGATAA
- the xylB gene encoding xylulokinase, with amino-acid sequence MRTVAGVDSSTQSCKIVICEAATGRVLHRGRALHPEGTEVHPEAWWQALREAGAGLLEDVDAIAVAGQQHGLVAVDDSGRPVRDALLWNDVRSAAAATQLIQELGGPQKWAESVGTVPVASVTISKLRWMAEHEPELADRTAQVMLPHDWLTWRLRGGPGGTAMPTTDRGDASGTGYWSPGDDVYRQDLLALAFGGRTPDLPAVLGPAEAAGHTPDGVLVAAGTGDNMGAALGLGIAPGDVVVSLGTSGTAFAVAEHPAADASGAVAGFADATGRFLPLVCTLNAARVLSATAGMLGTDLDGLDRLARQAAPGSGGLVFLPYLDGERTPNLPDASGSLVGLRRQNMDPANVARAAVEGMLCNLANALEELRAQGIGAGRVLVIGGAAKMPVVGEIAAQVFGAPVTLPEPDEYVAIGAARQAAWALSGTPEPPSWPVVAAREVPGPTELDTGHRIRRAYATAVSTMNG; translated from the coding sequence ATGCGAACAGTCGCCGGGGTGGACTCCTCCACCCAGTCCTGCAAGATCGTCATCTGCGAGGCCGCCACCGGCCGGGTGCTGCACCGCGGCCGCGCCCTGCACCCGGAGGGCACCGAGGTTCATCCCGAGGCTTGGTGGCAGGCCCTGCGTGAGGCGGGCGCGGGCCTGCTGGAGGACGTCGACGCGATCGCGGTCGCCGGGCAGCAGCACGGTTTGGTCGCGGTGGACGACTCGGGTCGACCGGTGCGCGATGCCCTGCTGTGGAACGACGTCCGATCCGCGGCGGCCGCCACCCAACTGATCCAGGAACTCGGCGGCCCGCAGAAGTGGGCCGAGTCCGTCGGCACGGTGCCGGTCGCGTCCGTGACCATCAGCAAATTGCGCTGGATGGCCGAGCACGAACCGGAACTCGCCGACCGCACGGCGCAGGTGATGCTGCCGCACGACTGGCTGACCTGGCGACTGCGCGGCGGCCCCGGCGGCACCGCGATGCCCACCACCGACCGCGGCGATGCATCCGGCACCGGCTACTGGTCCCCGGGCGACGATGTTTATCGGCAGGACCTGCTCGCGCTCGCCTTCGGCGGCCGGACTCCAGACTTACCGGCGGTCCTAGGACCTGCCGAGGCGGCCGGGCACACTCCGGACGGCGTGCTCGTCGCCGCGGGTACCGGCGACAACATGGGCGCCGCGCTGGGGCTCGGCATCGCACCAGGCGACGTGGTTGTTTCGCTGGGCACCAGCGGAACGGCGTTCGCGGTCGCCGAACACCCTGCCGCCGACGCCTCCGGCGCGGTGGCCGGTTTCGCGGACGCCACGGGGCGCTTCTTGCCGCTGGTGTGCACGCTCAACGCCGCCCGCGTGCTCAGTGCCACGGCCGGGATGCTGGGCACCGACCTCGACGGACTCGATCGCCTCGCGCGGCAGGCGGCTCCGGGTTCCGGGGGCCTGGTCTTCCTGCCCTACCTCGACGGTGAGCGCACCCCGAACCTGCCCGATGCCAGCGGCAGCCTGGTCGGCCTTCGGCGGCAGAACATGGACCCCGCGAACGTCGCGCGGGCGGCCGTCGAAGGAATGCTCTGCAACCTCGCGAACGCATTGGAAGAACTGCGTGCACAGGGCATCGGCGCGGGACGCGTGCTGGTCATCGGCGGTGCCGCGAAGATGCCCGTGGTCGGCGAGATCGCGGCCCAGGTGTTCGGGGCGCCGGTGACGCTGCCGGAGCCCGACGAATACGTGGCCATCGGCGCCGCCCGCCAAGCGGCGTGGGCCCTTTCGGGAACTCCGGAGCCCCCGTCCTGGCCGGTGGTGGCCGCCCGGGAGGTCCCGGGCCCGACGGAACTCGACACCGGTCACCGGATCCGCCGCGCCTACGCCACCGCAGTGTCTACAATGAACGGTTGA
- a CDS encoding DUF1540 domain-containing protein: MEMPLVNRCTAENCAFNREMTCHALAITIGDPEHAQCDTFCSAPVAGGDPAAVGHVGACKMVDCRYNLHLECQAPGISVGYGPDIVDCLTYQPA; the protein is encoded by the coding sequence ATGGAAATGCCTCTCGTGAACAGGTGCACCGCCGAGAACTGCGCGTTCAACCGGGAAATGACCTGCCACGCCCTCGCGATCACCATCGGGGATCCGGAGCACGCGCAGTGTGACACCTTCTGCAGCGCCCCGGTCGCGGGCGGCGATCCCGCCGCGGTCGGGCACGTCGGGGCGTGCAAGATGGTCGATTGCCGCTACAACCTTCACCTCGAATGCCAAGCACCCGGCATCTCCGTCGGGTACGGACCGGACATTGTGGACTGTCTGACCTACCAACCCGCTTAG
- a CDS encoding DeoR/GlpR family DNA-binding transcription regulator yields MASRGSEAEVEQRRQSVLRQVADEGEVRIDDLARRLGVSVMTIHRDLDNLQDRKLLHKRRGFAAAFSTVTMESSLRFRENANQHVKEAICEVLAAQVSPGNTVLLDCGSTLFPLVRRLADVEGIRVITNSLRVTYLLGGAGVDVTLLGDTFYEDFESCAGPEIRRQLQRIRVDIAFVTATCVSEGKLYHPVREYAENKEAYLRIADRAALAVDHTKFGRTATYAYGDLSGYDLLVTDAAVPEDELRTARGLGLEIRIVDTEA; encoded by the coding sequence ATGGCCAGCCGCGGGTCCGAAGCCGAGGTGGAACAGCGCCGTCAGTCGGTGCTGCGCCAGGTTGCGGACGAGGGCGAAGTGCGCATCGATGACCTCGCGCGCCGTCTGGGCGTCAGCGTGATGACCATACACCGCGATCTGGACAACCTCCAGGACCGCAAGCTGCTGCACAAGCGGCGCGGATTCGCGGCTGCGTTCTCGACGGTGACCATGGAGAGCTCGCTGCGCTTCCGGGAGAACGCCAATCAGCACGTCAAGGAAGCCATCTGCGAGGTGCTCGCCGCGCAGGTCAGTCCGGGAAACACCGTGCTCCTCGACTGCGGCAGCACGCTGTTCCCGCTCGTGCGTCGCCTCGCCGACGTCGAGGGGATCCGGGTCATCACCAACTCGCTGCGCGTGACCTACCTGCTCGGGGGAGCCGGCGTCGACGTGACGCTGCTCGGCGATACGTTCTACGAGGATTTCGAATCCTGCGCCGGACCGGAGATACGGCGCCAGTTGCAACGCATCCGGGTCGATATCGCGTTCGTGACGGCCACCTGCGTCAGCGAGGGCAAGCTGTACCACCCGGTGCGCGAGTACGCAGAGAACAAGGAGGCTTACCTGCGCATCGCCGATCGCGCCGCACTCGCCGTCGACCACACCAAGTTCGGCCGGACCGCCACCTACGCGTACGGCGATCTGAGCGGGTACGACCTGCTGGTCACCGACGCCGCGGTGCCCGAAGACGAGTTGCGGACCGCTCGGGGCCTCGGTTTGGAGATTCGCATCGTCGACACCGAAGCCTGA
- a CDS encoding MmcQ/YjbR family DNA-binding protein, translating to MTPRELKAACLAFAGAREEFPFDEANSVFKVAGKIFAISRLGGSPLRVSLKCEPELAIQLRATYPAVTPGYHLNKRHWNTVVLDGSMPDPLVLDLVEDSYDLVVAGLPKREQEKLRWSALSREQ from the coding sequence ATGACGCCGCGGGAGCTCAAGGCCGCATGCCTCGCATTCGCTGGTGCGCGTGAAGAGTTCCCCTTCGACGAGGCCAACAGCGTCTTCAAGGTCGCCGGCAAGATCTTCGCGATCAGCAGGCTGGGCGGCAGCCCGCTGCGGGTGAGCCTCAAGTGCGAACCGGAATTGGCGATCCAGTTGCGCGCGACGTACCCGGCAGTCACGCCCGGCTACCACCTCAACAAGCGGCACTGGAACACGGTCGTCCTCGACGGTTCGATGCCGGATCCGCTGGTGCTGGACCTGGTCGAGGATTCCTACGATCTCGTCGTCGCGGGATTGCCGAAGCGCGAGCAGGAGAAACTGCGCTGGAGTGCGCTCAGCCGCGAGCAGTAA
- a CDS encoding DsbA family protein: protein MTAAFAVTWDYRCPFARNVHEHLLTGLAAGADWQVRYLPFSLGQAHVEEGQSSVWEKPEQDSGIVALQAGVVVRDEFPERFPSVHRALFEARHDAGLRLEDRAVVERVLADHGVPADAVFARIDAGNALEKVRSEHEDFVASHNVWGVPTFIAAEQAVFVRLMNRPRQGANPAASIKVIERVVDLLTGWTDLNEFKRTSIPR from the coding sequence ATGACCGCCGCGTTCGCCGTCACTTGGGACTATCGCTGCCCGTTCGCGCGCAACGTGCACGAACATCTGCTCACCGGCCTGGCCGCGGGGGCCGACTGGCAGGTCCGGTACCTGCCGTTCTCCCTCGGTCAGGCGCACGTCGAAGAGGGCCAGTCCAGCGTCTGGGAGAAACCCGAGCAGGACAGCGGGATCGTCGCCTTGCAGGCCGGGGTAGTGGTCCGGGACGAGTTCCCGGAGCGGTTTCCGTCGGTGCACCGCGCCCTTTTCGAGGCGCGTCACGATGCCGGACTGCGCCTTGAGGACCGCGCGGTGGTCGAACGCGTCCTCGCCGACCACGGGGTTCCCGCGGACGCCGTGTTCGCGCGCATCGACGCCGGTAACGCCCTGGAGAAGGTGCGCTCCGAGCACGAGGATTTCGTGGCGTCGCACAACGTTTGGGGCGTGCCGACCTTCATCGCCGCCGAGCAGGCCGTGTTCGTGCGGCTGATGAACCGTCCCCGGCAGGGCGCGAACCCGGCGGCGTCCATCAAGGTCATCGAACGCGTGGTGGATCTGCTGACCGGGTGGACCGACCTCAACGAGTTCAAACGCACGTCCATCCCGCGCTGA
- a CDS encoding gamma-glutamylcyclotransferase has translation MSTGEATEPCLDGWLAEHGAAPLSDRRPVLAYGSNACPAKITWLRETLGLAGPAVVLRARCTGLAAVWSAGLRARDGQRPAVLAAAPGVIEQHAVWFATPEQRRVLDECEGRGSRYRLVCLHGSERIRLEDGSQPQHVLAYAGASLQRAALLVGGRPVRCVDVDQRTALALSGTSATSDGLTYAEVCGEPHHDLAGCGAI, from the coding sequence GTGAGCACCGGCGAGGCTACCGAGCCTTGCCTGGACGGGTGGCTGGCCGAACATGGTGCCGCTCCGCTCAGCGACCGGCGACCCGTGCTCGCCTATGGGTCGAACGCCTGCCCCGCGAAAATCACCTGGCTGCGGGAAACCCTGGGATTGGCCGGACCGGCGGTTGTGCTGCGCGCCCGTTGCACCGGACTAGCGGCCGTCTGGTCGGCGGGACTGCGCGCCCGAGATGGACAACGTCCGGCGGTTCTTGCCGCGGCCCCGGGAGTCATCGAGCAGCACGCGGTGTGGTTCGCTACCCCCGAACAGCGCCGAGTGCTGGACGAGTGCGAAGGACGCGGCAGCCGCTACCGCCTGGTCTGCCTGCATGGATCCGAACGGATCCGGCTGGAGGACGGCAGTCAACCGCAGCACGTCCTGGCCTACGCCGGGGCCTCGCTGCAGCGCGCTGCCCTGCTGGTCGGAGGCCGCCCGGTGCGCTGTGTGGACGTCGACCAACGCACCGCTCTAGCCCTGTCTGGGACGTCGGCTACCTCCGACGGCCTGACCTATGCGGAGGTCTGCGGCGAACCACACCACGACCTGGCCGGATGCGGCGCGATCTGA
- a CDS encoding sporulation protein: protein MVFKKLLGALGVGGPSVDTVLHHAHVRPGENIAGEVRITGGNQDVTVEHVALGFVTRIETEHGGRDGHAGVEFHRAVVAGHFPLREGENKTLPFELPVPWEAPLTSVYGQHLHGMTLGVRTELAIAKVADKGDLDPVSIEPLPAQGRVLEAFSQLGFHFKGADLEHGHLHGTHQELPFFQEIEFFPPPQFAGRINEVELTFVTSQQGLDVVLEADKRGGFFTPGQDAFGRFHVTHEEALNTDWAGQILGWLEQVAERRGALGGYGHHGYGHHDHGYHPHDYGHHDDHHRRGSGMGGMVAGAALGAGAGFLGGMVAGEMIEEVFEGDEGEF, encoded by the coding sequence ATGGTCTTCAAGAAGCTTCTCGGCGCGCTCGGCGTCGGCGGCCCGTCGGTGGACACCGTGCTGCACCACGCGCATGTCCGCCCGGGTGAGAACATCGCCGGGGAGGTCCGTATCACCGGCGGCAACCAGGACGTCACCGTCGAGCACGTCGCGCTCGGCTTCGTCACCCGCATCGAAACCGAGCACGGTGGCCGTGATGGGCACGCCGGGGTTGAGTTCCACCGCGCCGTGGTGGCCGGGCACTTCCCGCTCCGCGAAGGCGAGAACAAGACCCTCCCGTTCGAGCTGCCCGTGCCGTGGGAAGCGCCGTTGACCAGCGTCTACGGTCAGCACCTGCACGGGATGACGCTCGGGGTGCGCACCGAGCTGGCCATCGCGAAGGTCGCCGACAAGGGCGACCTGGACCCGGTCTCGATCGAGCCCCTGCCCGCGCAGGGACGGGTGCTGGAGGCGTTCTCCCAGCTCGGTTTCCACTTCAAGGGTGCCGACCTGGAACACGGCCACCTGCACGGCACTCACCAGGAACTGCCGTTCTTCCAGGAAATCGAGTTCTTCCCGCCGCCGCAGTTCGCCGGGCGCATCAACGAGGTCGAGCTGACCTTCGTCACCAGCCAGCAGGGGCTGGACGTGGTGCTGGAAGCCGACAAGCGCGGCGGCTTCTTCACGCCGGGCCAGGATGCCTTCGGCCGCTTCCACGTCACCCACGAGGAAGCGCTCAACACGGACTGGGCCGGCCAGATCCTCGGCTGGCTGGAGCAGGTCGCCGAGCGGCGCGGCGCGTTGGGCGGCTACGGCCACCACGGGTACGGGCACCACGACCACGGCTACCACCCACACGACTACGGTCACCACGACGACCACCACCGGCGCGGTTCCGGGATGGGCGGCATGGTGGCGGGCGCCGCACTCGGCGCCGGAGCCGGATTCCTCGGCGGCATGGTCGCCGGCGAGATGATCGAGGAGGTCTTCGAAGGCGACGAAGGAGAATTCTGA
- a CDS encoding selenium-binding protein SBP56-related protein — protein sequence MSSPAELDPTFYRSPGEAIAAPAERLAYVVAFDRDGAQPDALTVVDTDPESASFGRVVGWADLPTRGDELHHFGWNACSSAFAHAGHHTDGLQRRYLLLPGLRSSNIHIYDTHPDPRQPKLVRTVTAEELAAKAGYSRPHTLHCGPDGIYLSCLGAAGSDDGPGGIAVLDHDTFDVVRAWETDRGPQHLAYDAWWHLNQNTLITSEWGTPAMIENGVVPEQLLNNEYGHALHFWDLAEGRHVQRVDLGAQHQMVLELRPSHDPDATWGFAGVVVSTEDLSASVWRWHREGGDWQAEKVITIPAEPAPAEQLPPALQPFGAVPPLVTDINLSVDDRFLYVSCWGTGELKQYDVSDPAHPRETGSVRLGGITGRVAHPAEPDEPLSGGAQMVEVSRDGRRIYLTNSLYGAWDDQFYPDGVGAWFAKVDTDPDAGGGLAVDERFFPHGAEFRGRRVHQVRLQGGDASSDSYCYP from the coding sequence ATGAGTTCTCCAGCCGAGCTCGATCCCACCTTCTACCGCAGTCCGGGCGAAGCCATCGCCGCGCCCGCCGAGCGCCTGGCCTACGTCGTCGCGTTCGACCGCGACGGCGCGCAACCGGACGCGCTCACCGTCGTCGACACCGACCCGGAATCGGCTAGCTTCGGCCGGGTGGTCGGTTGGGCCGATCTGCCCACCCGCGGCGACGAGTTGCACCACTTCGGTTGGAACGCGTGCAGCAGCGCGTTCGCCCACGCCGGACATCACACCGATGGCCTGCAACGCCGCTACCTTTTGCTGCCCGGGTTGCGCTCGTCGAACATCCACATCTACGACACCCATCCCGACCCCCGGCAGCCGAAACTGGTGCGAACCGTGACGGCCGAAGAACTCGCGGCGAAAGCCGGCTACTCCCGGCCGCATACCCTGCACTGCGGGCCGGACGGGATTTACCTGTCTTGCCTCGGAGCCGCCGGTAGCGACGATGGCCCGGGGGGAATCGCCGTGCTCGACCACGACACGTTCGACGTGGTGCGCGCCTGGGAAACCGATCGGGGGCCGCAGCACCTGGCCTACGACGCCTGGTGGCACCTCAACCAGAACACCCTGATCACCAGCGAGTGGGGCACTCCCGCCATGATCGAGAACGGGGTCGTTCCGGAACAGCTGCTGAACAACGAGTACGGCCACGCCCTGCACTTCTGGGACCTGGCCGAGGGACGCCACGTCCAGCGCGTCGACCTCGGCGCCCAGCATCAGATGGTGCTCGAACTGCGTCCTTCGCACGACCCCGACGCCACCTGGGGCTTCGCCGGCGTGGTCGTCAGCACTGAGGACCTGTCGGCGTCGGTCTGGCGCTGGCACCGCGAGGGCGGCGACTGGCAGGCGGAGAAGGTGATCACCATTCCCGCCGAACCCGCACCGGCTGAGCAGCTGCCGCCCGCGCTGCAGCCGTTCGGCGCGGTGCCGCCGCTGGTCACCGACATCAACCTGTCCGTCGATGACCGGTTCCTGTACGTCTCGTGCTGGGGGACGGGCGAGCTGAAGCAGTACGACGTCAGCGATCCCGCGCATCCCCGCGAGACCGGCTCGGTCCGCCTCGGCGGGATCACCGGGCGCGTCGCCCACCCGGCCGAACCGGACGAACCGCTGTCCGGTGGGGCGCAGATGGTGGAGGTCAGCCGTGATGGCCGGCGCATCTACCTGACGAACTCGCTGTACGGGGCCTGGGACGACCAGTTCTACCCCGACGGCGTGGGCGCCTGGTTCGCCAAGGTCGACACCGATCCGGATGCCGGCGGCGGACTGGCGGTCGACGAGCGGTTCTTCCCGCATGGCGCCGAGTTCCGGGGTCGGCGGGTCCACCAGGTGCGTCTCCAAGGCGGCGACGCCTCCTCGGATTCGTACTGCTATCCGTGA